CCTTAACACACCGAAAGGTTATGACGTGTTGGTTGCAGCTAAAATTGCTGAATTTACAGGTTTGCCATTCGTAACTGCTCCAAACAAATTTGAATCGTTGGCTGCTCACGATGCGATGGTAGAACTTTCGGGTGCGCTCAAACGTGCGGCTGTTTCTTTCATGAAAATTGCGAACGATGTGCGTATGCTAAGCTCTGGCCCACGTTCAGGTATTGGCGAAATCATTATCCCAGACAACGAACCAGGTTCGTCTATCATGCCAGGCAAAGTGAACCCAACGCAACCAGAAGCTCTTTCGATGGTTTGTGCGCAGGTAATCGGCAACGACGTAGCCGTTTCGGTGGGTGGTGCAACTGGCCATTTCGAATTGAACGTATTTAAGCCTGTAATCGCTGCCAACGTGTTGCAATCGGCTACGCTTATCGGTGACGCTTGCGTTTCGTTCAACGACAAATGCGCGGTAGGTATCGAGCCAAACTACGACGTAATTAAGAAACATCTTGAAAACTCTTTGATGCTCGTAACAGCTCTTAACCCGCACATCGGTTATGAAAATGCGGCCAAAATTGCTAAAAAGGCACACAAAGAAAACAAAACGCTTCGTGAAGCAGCCATCGAATTGGGCTTGCTTACCTCTGAGCAATTTGACGAATGGGTAATTCCTGCCGACATGGTTGGTAGCTTGAAATAAACTTAAAACATTATTTTTACGAGAAAAACCCCGTTTGTTTAGCACATTCGGGGTTTTTTTGTGGGGATTTGGAATAAATACTTTGTAGCTAATCTTTTTTTTGTATTTTTACCACCATGCACAAAAACTTACATATTTGAACGTAACAGGCTATATGGATAAAAGATTTTTTCTGGGGTTGCTCTTGACACTTACTGCCGCAACCGTTGCGTATTCGCAAGACGACAAAAAAGAATGGGCTAAGAAACTGAAAGCAACAGACCCGTTAGAATTTAAGAAAATTGTGCAAGAACGTGAGCAATCGCAAGGCGAAGTAAAACGCCTGAATGAAATCATTAACGATGCACAAAAAGAGCTGAACGATACAAAAGCCGAAAATGCTAAGCTACAAGCTCAACTCGACCAACTAAAGAAGAGTGGTGCAGGTGCTAAAACAGCAGGCAAAACCGAAGTGGATGCAACCAAGCCAGCAGGCTCGAGCAAAGGCATTATTTTTAAAGTGCAGATTGGTTCGTTTAAGAATAAAGATTTGGCCAAATACTTTAACAATAACCCTAATTTTAGTGGTGATGTGGACGAAGACGGTTCTAAAAAATATACATTGGGCTACTTCCGCGACTATTGGGAGGCCGACACATTCAAGAAATATTTGCGCGAAATGGGCGTAAAAGACGCGTGGATCGTGAGTTATAAAGATGGCAAACGCGTTCCTATCAAAGAAGTATTGGAAGGTGCTATTTAAGAAAACAAAATATTGATATACTAAAAAGCCGCTGTAATTCATGGATTGCAGCGGCTTTTTAGTTGATAATTAGGCGTTATTTTACAGGTCTGAATAATGGTTTTTCGCGTACGCGGTCGGCTGGATAGCCTGCTTTTTCGAGTGTTTCGCCATGAAAATCCAAAAAGGCATTATAGCTGTCCACTTGCTTGTCGTAGTGGCTATGGAAATAAATAACGCTGTCGTCGGCTTGCCTGATTTTTTGGTATAAATCTTTGATAGTCGGGTTGGTCAGCGAGTCTGGTTTTTGCTCCAGCACATGACTGATGCCGTCTAAAAGCGAATCGGTACGCAAATCGTAGTTGTCGATAAGCAAACTATTGCTCATGGTTGCAGGCGTATAACGCTCTTTAGTCAGGCGCGTGTATAATTTCTGCAACGTGTCGCAGGCACTTGGCAGCGAATCCGTATGGCAATAACCCAACGAATCCATTTTGCTCATAAGCCATTGTATATGAGTTATTTTCTTGTCGTCGGAGCGCATCATTTCCGCCCACGACTTATCCATTTCCACGTTAAGCGAATCGGCGCGTTTTTGCAATTGTTCTACCGACAAATTGCCCGAACTGTCCGAATTGTTACAAGCCGTTTGGAAAGTGGCAGCCACCAGAGCCGCATAAAAAAAAGCGCGAAAACGAGTCATATCTTTTTTACTGATAATCGAAGAATATTTTATAATGGTTTGAATTGCTCAAAACCTTGTCGGCAACTGTGGCAATAGTGCAACGAACGGCATAGCGTTGGGCCAAAAGGCGAACGCAAAACCGTGTCGGTACTACCACAATTAGGGCAAGGTACATGGCTAAGTATATCTATGTCAAATATTTGCTCATGTACTGGCGGAGGCGCAAGCCCAAATTTGAGCAAATCCGCGCGACCTTTTTCCGTCAGGCGGTCAGAAGTCCAAATCGTATCAAAAGACACGCGCACTTGCATTTGCTCCACGCCATGCGCCTTGAGTGTTTGTTCTACTTCCTTGCGCATTACCTCAATGGCTGGGCAACCCGTGAATGTAGGAGTCATTTCCACGCGAACAGTTCCCGTATTTTCCAGTGTTACGGACGTAATTACGCCCATGTCCACGAGTGAAAGTGTCGGAATTTCGGGGTCTTTTACTACCTCCAACCATTGCCAAATGACTGCTTCTGTGATGGTTTTCATAACGTTAGCAGATTACCATTTTGCATCAGGCTCTAAGCGGAACACTTCGCCCATTTCGCTCAGAAGTGGTTGTAAATGAGGTGTATGTCGGCCTGCTCTGCCTCCTGTTTTGGCGGCCAAAATCGTAGTATCTGGCATCATAAGATTGGTGCTATCTATCACTTTTTCGATGCGTTGCTGCCATTCTTTTTGAATGGCTTTTTCTCCCTCAAAAATCCCTCCTGCGATGAGCTCTTGCTCAAAAGCCGACGGTTCGAATATCCCTAATGCGTATGGCATGGCCTCGTTGAGGGCTGTTTGCAAACGTTGCTGTGCTTCGTGGTCTGTGCTGTTGCCGAGTTGTTTTATCCACGTGTTGGCGTGCATAACGTGGTATTTGATTTCGCCTTTTATTTTTTGGGCTAATTGCGCCAACGGTTTGTAGCTGCTGCGGCTCAGACTTTCAAAACGCACTAACTCGGCATTATCAAACAAGAAATGACGTATAAGCGAAAAGTCATATTCGCCGATAGGCAATTCTACTAACTGGCAGCAATGAAACTGTTCGGAAGGTCGCGTGAAAGCAATAGTATCGGGTTCTTTTTCTCCCAACTCATGCAAAATATTGTACAGTGCATGGCTTTGGCCTACTTTGTCCTGTGCCATCGACGAAAACGCAATATCTTCTTCGAGCAAAGGCCCAATGCCTGTCCATTCGGCGTTGCGATGCCCTATAATTAGCTGGTCATCAGCCATTTTATAAAGCAGTTCTTTGAGTGCTTCGGTGTTGTACATGGTGTAATAGGTAGATTTTTGGTGTAAAAAATTGGGTAATTGAAATTTGGTGTAGTGTACTAACGCTATGCGTTTATTTTTTGTTTAATATCTTGGTAATCAATATCCCAATGGCTTGCATCGAATACGCATTGGCCATTGCGAATCAGCAGTATTTGTGGCGATTCGTGCCCGATGCCAAACACTTGGGCAATTTGGTTAGAAATTTCTCGATAGGCAATCAAATCCAACAAATAGGTTTGTGTATTGGCTACGTCGCCTTGCTGCCAAGCTCTTTCGAGGCGACTCAGGGCAGTGGCACTAATCGAACAGCGTGTGCTGTGTTTGAAAATTAGAATAGGTTGTTGGGCAGAATCTTTCTGGATTTGTTCGAGTGTAGAGCCTGCCGTAAGTGCAATCCAATTCATAGTATAATTGATTGATTATAAATTGTTTATTCCCAAATACCATTTTCCCAAATCCCTTTTTCGGCTTCTTTGTCGTAGCGCGGACGGTGTTCTTTTTCGCGCAAATAAGGTGGGAGATATTCTTTTTTGTTGCGGCGGGTTTTACGTAACATTCTTTTTCTGTAACGCTCTTTGCCTTCTAATGATTTGGAGTAAGCACGCCCCAAATACACTGAACTTGGGTGCATATTTTTGCCGCTTTTGCGTATGGCTATGTCTCCTTCCCAGTCGGCAATGCGGCGAGAAGTATGACGTGCTTTACGGTGCTTTTCCATTGGCGTATTGGCGCGATATTCTTCAGGAAAAAAGAAACTCCTGCGGCGGGCGCGGCGTTCGGCTTTGCTGTTCAGATAGCCCGCGTCATAATCGGCCATTAGCTTATTATCGCGTTTTTCCATGCGTCGTTGGTCGCGCGGGTGCATGGTTCTGTATTGAAGTTCAGAATTGGCAAACTTTTTATTATCACGTTTTTCCATGGCGCGTTGGTCTTCCGGCAACATGGTGTGATATTGTAATTGCGATTGCGTCCAAAGCTTGTTGTCGCGTTTTTCCATGCGCCGTTGGTCGCGCGGGTGCATGGTGCGGTATTGTAGCTCCGAATTAGCCCATTTTTTGTTATCACGCTTTTCCATGGCGCGTTGGTCTTCGGGGTGCATGGTTCTGTACTGAAGTTCTGAATTAGCCCATTTTTTGTTGTCGCGTTTTTCCATTTCGCGCTGTTTGTTGGGCGGTAGTGTTTTGTATTGCAATTGCGAACGTGTATCGCGTTTATTGTCGCGTTTTTCCATGGCCCGTTGGTCTTCAGGACGCAAAGTGCGGTACTGCAACTGAGAACGTGTATTGCGCTTATTATCGCGCTTTTCCATGGCGCGTTGCTTTTTGGCCTGCAATGTTTTGTATTGCAGTTGCGAACGCGTAAACTTTTTATTCTTACGTTTTTTTTCCTTTAGCGAGCTTTTGGGAACTTTGGTATAAACAGTCTTGTCGCGGTAACTGATAGAACGTTTAGATTTTTTTTGCGCCATTACCACGCCCGAAGGCACAACCAAAGCCAATACAAGTGCAATCAGAAACGTTATGGAAAGTATCACTGGCCGTTTGGGGCAAGCATTGGCATCAGGAATATTTTTTGATAACGAAGAATAAAATATCATTGCGCTTTTAGTTGTGTAAACGAACTGATTTACTGTAATTTACAGATTTATTTGGGTTAAATATACATCTTTTTAACAATCCTCCCAAACCGCCAGCGGCTTTGTGTTGCTATGTTTAGAGCCGTCAAATTTAAGCACAAGAACCCATAGCAAAAAATTTACGCTAATAATCAGCGAATTATAGGGTGTATTTTGATATTTAAAAGGTTGATATTTAGTTTTTTATAAAAAATATACCTTTGCGGTTTTATAGCGAAATGGTTGTAGATTCGTTGGGTGGCAATTGCTTATTTTAAAATTAAACACTGTATTTTCGAAGAGGTATCATTAAATTGCGGACGTTTTTTTGATTAGTAAGAAAAAGAATGGCAGAAACAAACAACGTAAATTATAGCGAAGACAGTATCAAATCGCTTGACTGGCGCGAACACATACGCCTTCGTCCGGGTATGTATATCGGCAAGCTCGGCGACGGTTCGGCCTACGACGATGGTATCTATGTGCTTGTCAAAGAGATAATTGACAATAGCATAGACGAACACGTGATGGGCTATGGCAAAACTATCGATATAAAAATTACGGAACATCGGGTGGAAGTGCGCGATTACGGACGAGGTATTCCGTTGGGCAAAGTCGTGGATTGCGTGTCCAAAATCAATACGGGCGGCAAGTACGATTCGGGAGCATTTCAAAAATCGGTTGGGCTAAATGGCGTAGGTACGAAAGCCGTAAACGCTTTGTCCAATTATTTTAAGGTGCAATCCGTGCGCGAAGGCGTAACCAAAATCGCGGAATTTGAAAAAGGAATACTAAACAACGATGCCGCCGAGCAACCCAGCAAAGAGCGCAACGGTACTTTTATTGCTTTTGAACCCGATAACACAATTTTTAAGAATTATCATTTCAGACCCGAATATTTACAAGAACAGCTTTGGAATTATGCTTTCTTGAACGCTGGCCTGACTATCAACTATAACGGACAAAAGTATTTTTCGCAAAATGGTTTGTTGGACTTGTTGCGCCACAAAACCGACGAGGAAAGTTTACGTTATCCGCTTATTCACCTGAAAGGCAATGACATAGAAATTTCGATGTCGCACTCCAACCAATATGGCGAGGAATATTATTCGTTCGTGAACGGCCAATATACCACGCAAGGCGGGACGCACTTGGCGGCATTTCGGGAAGCTGTGGTAAAGACGGTACGCGAATTTTACAAAAAGGAATTTGATGCGGCAGATATTCGCGCCTCTATCGTGGCGGCTATCAGTGTGCGTGTGCAAGAGCCTGTGTTTGAGTCGCAAACCAAAACAAAATTGGGTTCTTTGAATGTTGCCCCCGAAGGTGCTTCGATGCGTAGTTTTGTAAATGATTTTGTGAAAAAATACCTCGACGATTTTTTGCATAAAAACCCAACTACTGCCGACGCGCTACTCAAACGTATTTTGCAGTCCGAACGCGAACGCAAAGAAATTGCGGGCATTAAGAAACTGGCCAACGACCGCGCCAAAAAAGCCAATATGCACAATCGCAAATTGCGCGATTGCCGCGTACACCGCACGGACGAGAAAAACGACGCACGTCATAACACTACTTTGTTCATTACAGAAGGTGACTCGGCGAGTGGTTCTATCACCAAATCGCGAGATGTGCAATTGCAAGCCGTGTTCAGTTTGCGCGGAAAGCCGCTCAACTGCTTTGGCCTGACCAAGAAAATTGTGTATGAAAATGAGGAGTTTAACTTGCTCCAACACGCCCTAAACATCGAAGATGGCATAGAAGGCTTGCGTTATAATCGTATCGTAATCGCAACCGATGCCGACGTGGACGGAATGCACATTCGTTTGCTGTTGCTTACGTTTTTCTTGCAGTTTTTCCCCGAATTGGTGCGTAACGGACACGTGTACATTTTGGAAACGCCGTTGTTTCGGGTACGCAACAAAAAAGAAACGCAGTATTGTTACACGGACACCGAACGCCAGAAAGCGATTAAGAAATTAGGGCCAAAACCCGAAATTACACGCTTTAAGGGTTTGGGAGAAATTTCGCCCGAAGAGTTTGCGGGTTTCATTGGCGAAGACATTCGTTTGGAGCCTGTTATTTTGCAAAAAGAAACCCAAATTGCGAAGTTGCTCAATTATTTTATGGGTAAAAATACGCCTGAACGTCAGCGTTTTATTATCGAAAATTTGAAAGTAGAAAAAGATTTGGCCGAGCAAATCGCCTAAGTTTTTTGGATAAATCTATCAGCCCAATTTCAATTGTATTGACACTGCAACAAATTGAAATTGGGCTGATTTTTTTTGTAAAAATCTTCTAAAAATTGCCCTTGAAAACCCAAAGAATTTGGCTATTTTCAAGGCACAATGAAACACACTTTTATTCCGTTTATAATTTGCTTTTTCTTGATAATCAA
This genomic window from Flexibacter flexilis DSM 6793 contains:
- a CDS encoding SPOR domain-containing protein, translated to MDKRFFLGLLLTLTAATVAYSQDDKKEWAKKLKATDPLEFKKIVQEREQSQGEVKRLNEIINDAQKELNDTKAENAKLQAQLDQLKKSGAGAKTAGKTEVDATKPAGSSKGIIFKVQIGSFKNKDLAKYFNNNPNFSGDVDEDGSKKYTLGYFRDYWEADTFKKYLREMGVKDAWIVSYKDGKRVPIKEVLEGAI
- the paaD gene encoding 1,2-phenylacetyl-CoA epoxidase subunit PaaD, encoding MKTITEAVIWQWLEVVKDPEIPTLSLVDMGVITSVTLENTGTVRVEMTPTFTGCPAIEVMRKEVEQTLKAHGVEQMQVRVSFDTIWTSDRLTEKGRADLLKFGLAPPPVHEQIFDIDILSHVPCPNCGSTDTVLRSPFGPTLCRSLHYCHSCRQGFEQFKPL
- the paaC gene encoding 1,2-phenylacetyl-CoA epoxidase subunit PaaC is translated as MYNTEALKELLYKMADDQLIIGHRNAEWTGIGPLLEEDIAFSSMAQDKVGQSHALYNILHELGEKEPDTIAFTRPSEQFHCCQLVELPIGEYDFSLIRHFLFDNAELVRFESLSRSSYKPLAQLAQKIKGEIKYHVMHANTWIKQLGNSTDHEAQQRLQTALNEAMPYALGIFEPSAFEQELIAGGIFEGEKAIQKEWQQRIEKVIDSTNLMMPDTTILAAKTGGRAGRHTPHLQPLLSEMGEVFRLEPDAKW
- the ytxJ gene encoding bacillithiol system redox-active protein YtxJ is translated as MNWIALTAGSTLEQIQKDSAQQPILIFKHSTRCSISATALSRLERAWQQGDVANTQTYLLDLIAYREISNQIAQVFGIGHESPQILLIRNGQCVFDASHWDIDYQDIKQKINA
- a CDS encoding DNA topoisomerase IV subunit B; its protein translation is MAETNNVNYSEDSIKSLDWREHIRLRPGMYIGKLGDGSAYDDGIYVLVKEIIDNSIDEHVMGYGKTIDIKITEHRVEVRDYGRGIPLGKVVDCVSKINTGGKYDSGAFQKSVGLNGVGTKAVNALSNYFKVQSVREGVTKIAEFEKGILNNDAAEQPSKERNGTFIAFEPDNTIFKNYHFRPEYLQEQLWNYAFLNAGLTINYNGQKYFSQNGLLDLLRHKTDEESLRYPLIHLKGNDIEISMSHSNQYGEEYYSFVNGQYTTQGGTHLAAFREAVVKTVREFYKKEFDAADIRASIVAAISVRVQEPVFESQTKTKLGSLNVAPEGASMRSFVNDFVKKYLDDFLHKNPTTADALLKRILQSERERKEIAGIKKLANDRAKKANMHNRKLRDCRVHRTDEKNDARHNTTLFITEGDSASGSITKSRDVQLQAVFSLRGKPLNCFGLTKKIVYENEEFNLLQHALNIEDGIEGLRYNRIVIATDADVDGMHIRLLLLTFFLQFFPELVRNGHVYILETPLFRVRNKKETQYCYTDTERQKAIKKLGPKPEITRFKGLGEISPEEFAGFIGEDIRLEPVILQKETQIAKLLNYFMGKNTPERQRFIIENLKVEKDLAEQIA